The following are encoded together in the Juglans microcarpa x Juglans regia isolate MS1-56 chromosome 2D, Jm3101_v1.0, whole genome shotgun sequence genome:
- the LOC121249351 gene encoding QWRF motif-containing protein 3 translates to MKTEDNAQVVLSGDDQSFKLRRASRRSREVTSRFLSPSSLTSNETGIPSPNNQSFSPTRRKHITSSPTSSTNSRRQRSLDDSAGLIHQLWPSSATSSSTKSTKNLGTLADHLGNERLKDRKNDKKTANDNDPFLDSRFENEKEISTKENQRPSLGRSMRYTGKLAFPGKSSSSSLLNSSAKTSSGFLSGRLSVDENKIFRKTYGKSDSFPNTSELESEFSDVGSGADLGSSAIGKILVSSRKSEAEVSFKYMRDASAMRVSDSNISHPTSCDNFPRTNKFTIKNVIKRVNSLTDAKSQWALSPGRSSSPPMSVESKAKPMSFSSLKPPNSPSRATGMEKLLNIGLDLLKRKKSSTSSSMSMVPGSLESVHQLRLLHNRLLQWRYANARAKAVKVSIAIQAERNLLCGWDGLTKLRQSVVQKKLQLEKEKLDIKLNYILHSQIKLLEAWGGMERQHLSAVSKTKECLHTVVCKVPLTDGAKVDIQLATNTLGDALDLTTSIKSIFTSLEPSAENTVTLISELAEVVAQEKLLLEEGLELFRTISILELRERSLKCSIIQFELWKQQHRKQQEIPLYRSLARHKGHKSQDISM, encoded by the exons ATGAAGACGGAGGATAATGCACAGGTGGTGCTTTCGGGTGATGATCAGTCATTCAAACTCCGAAGAGCCAGCAGGAGATCCCGCGAGGTGACTTCGCGCTTTCTCTCCCCATCTTCACTCACTTCCAATGAAACCGGAATTCCATCTCCCAATAATCAGTCTTTCTCCCCGACTCGACGCAAGCACATTACCTCCAGTCCTACTTCCAGTACCAATTCTCGCCGGCAACGGAGCCTTGACGATTCGGCCGGACTCATCCATCAACTTTGGCCTTCGTCGGCTACTTCTTCCTCCACTAAGTCAACCAAGAACTTGGGTACTCTGGCCGATCATCTTGGAAATGAGAGGCTCAAAGACCGCAAAAACGATAAGAAAACAGCCAACGACAACGACCCTTTCCTTGATAGTCGGTTTGAGAATGAGAAAGAGATCAGCACCAAAGAAAACCAAAGACCAAGTCTTGGACGGTCTATGAGGTATACCGGAAAATTAGCGTTTCCAGgaaaatcttcttcttcttcgttatTGAATTCGTCTGCTAAAACTTCTTCCGGTTTTCTTTCTGGAAGATTATCCGTagatgaaaataagatattCCGGAAAACATATGGAAAATCCGATTCTTTTCCCAATACTTCAGAGTTGGAATCGGAGTTTAGCGATGTGGGCTCGGGCGCGGATCTTGGTTCTTCGGCAATCGGAAAAATTTTGGTGAGCTCGCGGAAGTCGGAAGCAGAAGTTTCTTTCAAGTATATGAGAGATGCATCTGCAATGCGGGTCTCAGACTCGAATATATCCCACCCGACATCATGTGATAATTTTCCTAGGACGAATAAGTTTACCATAAAAAATGTCATCAAGAGGGTGAATTCGCTTACGGACGCCAAGTCACAGTGGGCATTGTCGCCAGGGAGATCGAGCTCACCTCCGATGTCAGTGGAAAGTAAGGCGAAACCGATGTCGTTTTCGAGTTTGAAGCCTCCGAATAGCCCCTCAAGGGCAACGGGCATGGAGAAATTACTTAACATAGGATTGGATTTACTTAAGCGTAAGAAATCTTCTACATCTAGCTCGATGTCCATGGTGCCGGGTAGTTTAGAGAGCGTTCATCAACTGCGTCTGCTTCATAATCGGTTGTTGCAGTGGCGATATGCTAATGCCAGAGCTAAGGCTGTGAAAGTGAGCATAGCTATTCAGGCAGAG AGAAATTTGTTGTGTGGCTGGGATGGTCTCACAAAGTTGCGGCAATCTGTGGTACAAAAAAAGTTACAGCTTGAGAAGGAAAAGCTTGACATAAAGCTTAACTATATACTTCATTCCCAA ATTAAGCTATTGGAAGCCTGGGGAGGCATGGAAAGGCAGCACCTATCAGCAGTGTCCAAGACCAAGGAGTGTTTGCATACTGTTGTCTGCAAAGTCCCCCTAACTGATGGTGCAAAG GTGGATATACAATTAGCAACAAACACACTGGGAGATGCATTGGATCTCACAACTTCCATCAAGTCGATTTTTACAAGTCTTGAACCCTCG GCTGAGAACACTGTTACACTGATATCCGAATTAGCAGAGGTTGTTGCCCAAGAAAAGTTGCTTCTAGAGGAGGGCCTTGAACTTTTCAGAACCATATCTATCCTCGAG CTTCGGGAGAGAAGTCTGAAGTGTAGCATTATTCAGTTCGAATTATGGAAGCAGCAGCACCGAAAACAACAAGAGATCCCCTTGTATAGGAGTTTAGCCCGACACAAAGGGCACAAATCACAGGATATTAGCATGTAA
- the LOC121250781 gene encoding uncharacterized protein LOC121250781 isoform X2, with the protein MATLAAAAARQAATLTRLSSPKISAQASNLVHRRGLAGAADHHGPPRVNAWQDPMSPSKWKEEHFVIVSLSGWGLLIFGSYKFFTRGKGKEEEKLVEASH; encoded by the exons ATGGCTACTTTAGCGGCGGCTGCTGCTCGTCAAGCTGCGACTCTAACCCGGCTCTCCTCTCCTAAGATTTCGGCTCAAGCCTCCAATCTAGTTCATCGGCGCGGCCTCGCCGGCGC tgcAGATCACCATGGCCCACCTAGGGTTAATGCTTGGCAAGACCCAATGAGCCCGTCTAAGTGGAAGGAAGAACAT TTTGTAATTGTCTCCCTGTCGGGCTGGGGTCTGCTCATCTTCGGGAGCTACAAATTCTTTACAAGAGGCAAAGGCAAGGAGGAAGAG AAACTAGTGGAAGCATCACACTAA
- the LOC121250781 gene encoding uncharacterized protein LOC121250781 isoform X1, with protein MATLAAAAARQAATLTRLSSPKISAQASNLVHRRGLAGAADHHGPPRVNAWQDPMSPSKWKEEHFVIVSLSGWGLLIFGSYKFFTRGKGKEEEKLVEASH; from the exons ATGGCTACTTTAGCGGCGGCTGCTGCTCGTCAAGCTGCGACTCTAACCCGGCTCTCCTCTCCTAAGATTTCGGCTCAAGCCTCCAATCTAGTTCATCGGCGCGGCCTCGCCGGCGCTGCAG ATCACCATGGCCCACCTAGGGTTAATGCTTGGCAAGACCCAATGAGCCCGTCTAAGTGGAAGGAAGAACAT TTTGTAATTGTCTCCCTGTCGGGCTGGGGTCTGCTCATCTTCGGGAGCTACAAATTCTTTACAAGAGGCAAAGGCAAGGAGGAAGAG AAACTAGTGGAAGCATCACACTAA